The following coding sequences lie in one Anticarsia gemmatalis isolate Benzon Research Colony breed Stoneville strain chromosome 16, ilAntGemm2 primary, whole genome shotgun sequence genomic window:
- the LOC142979284 gene encoding uncharacterized protein LOC142979284, with translation MGGLQIECPLCCDKRFDSKKELLDHLTTITENLYCPICKSKLTSLESLTEHLRLYDCQTVHNDGVQNIVIYEQTMHADGIENVPNIKLADIKSLTDVSELGASDTSSEYITDQPYEVQESSGDVGNMYVDLLGKQLPKPILQTQELKLIKENGENRYVIVTQDNGELSEDNTIVTKQNNDGTISLTTVKDIKLESETLIASTTEEENNDAEIYTCNVCSVSFTSVMDHIQNYHNDQEVVVEDIPTEQTHTTEVPVEYDPLDGEETSTNDKQAPRRVITDTGDIVEESLICKENDTDQQTDAAPADVSILKAKLLLDKQGRMVHTRRVVQVEKVCTVATKNANETEKGKTDPYHKVVTKEMQTKTGFTVKMYHCMSCNINVSDLNEFQTHPCKVLKYACPRCPAAYENSRSLCAHMKVHKSKPDGSPDVPISYECEVCSTVFPTNKSLKLHKRMHDPIKSRPIEPPVESPEGKDIVGLYCCNVCDKMIPYDYRAIHEASHLTSDKMNCSICNKKFSSLEYLEMHMNVHNLDKVTVNKQDKSLPYKCLYCNRRFARPHEKVKHERIHTGEKPHSCEICGKSFRVSYCLTLHMRTHTGARPYACAHCGKRFKAHSVYNHHLLTHSEVRAYKCPFCPKAFKTSVQLAGHKNSHTKPFACTHCNRPFASLYAVRVHTETHARQNNLKFSCSLCGASYARAFALKDHIKQVHNKDEPENALPDSTNDDDWMIAENTTDTEEIQSLNKELQHDMSDLGMSANELIVP, from the exons ATGGGAGGCCTTCAAATAGAATGTCCTCTGTGTTGTGATAAAAGATTTGATTCCAAAAAAGAATTACTAGACCATTTGACTACAATTACAGAAAATTTATATTGTCCGATTTGCAAGAGCAAGTTGACCTCACTGGAGAGCCTCACAGAGCATTTACGTCTTTACGATTGTCAAACTGTACATAATGATGgtgtacaaaatattgttatatatgaACAGACTATGCATGCAGATGGCATTGAAAATGTCCCCAATATTAAATTAGCTGATATTAAAAGTCTTACTGATG TTTCAGAACTTGGGGCATCTGATACCAGTTCAGAATATATTACGGATCAGCCGTATGAAGTCCAAGAAAGCTCGGGTGATGTTGGCAACATGTATGTGGACTTACTAGGCAAACAACTTCCCAAGCCAATATTGCAAACACAAgaattgaaattaataaaggAAAATGGGGAAAATCGCTACGTGATTGTCACTCAGGATAACGGTGAATTAAGTGAAGACAATACAATTGTTACTAAACAGAATAATGATGGCACTATATCACTTACTACTGTAAAAg ATATAAAATTGGAATCGGAAACACTTATTGCCTCAACCACAGAGGAAGAGAACAATGATGCAGAGATCTACACTTGCAATGTATGCTCCGTGTCCTTCACATCGGTCATGGATCATATTCAGAACTACCATAATGATCAGGAGGTTGTTGTTGAG gACATACCAACAGAACAAACACATACAACTGAAGTTCCTGTAGAATATGACCCTTTGGATGGAGAGGAGACATCAACTAACGACAAGCAAGCGCCCAGACGTGTCATCACAGACACCGGCGATATTGTTGAGGAGTCATTGATTTGTAAAGAGAACGACACTGACCAACAAACTGACGCTGCTCCAGCTG ATGTATCCATTCTGAAAGCAAAATTATTGTTGGATAAGCAAGGTCGAATGGTGCACACCAGGCGAGTTGTGCAGGTGGAGAAAGTATGCACTGTTGCCACAAAAAATGCCAATGAAACTGAAaaag GTAAAACAGATCCATACCACAAGGTGGTCACAAAGGAAATGCAGACTAAAACTGGTTTCACAGTGAAGATGTATCACTGTATGTCGTGTAATATCAACGTCAGCGATCTGAATGAGTTCCAAACACATCCTTGCAAAGTTT TGAAATATGCTTGCCCCAGATGCCCAGCGGCGTATGAGAACTCTAGATCTCTTTGTGCACACATGAAAGTGCATAAATCTAAGCCAG atGGCAGCCCAGATGTACCCATATCATATGAATGTGAGGTGTGCTCCACAGTCTTTCCGACAAACAAATCTCTGAAACTGCACAAACGAATGCATGATCCTATCAA ATCTCGGCCCATAGAACCGCCAGTGGAGAGTCCCGAAGGTAAAGACATCGTAGGCCTGTACTGTTGTAACGTATGCGACAAGATGATCCCGTACGACTACCGCGCTATACACGAGGCCTCTCACTTGACCAGTGATAAGATGAACTGCAGCATATGCAACAAGAAGTTCAGCTCCTTAGAATATCTGGAGATGCATATGAATGTACATAATTTGGATAAA GTAACAGTGAATAAACAGGACAAATCGCTACCATACAAGTGCTTATATTGCAACAGAAGATTCGCACGACCACACGAAAAAGTGAAACATGAAAGGATTCATACCG GAGAGAAGCCGCACTCGTGTGAGATCTGCGGCAAGTCGTTCCGCGTGTCGTACTGCCTCACGCTGCACATGCGCACGCACACCGGCGCGCGGCCCTACGCCTGCGCGCACTGCGGGAAGAG ATTCAAGGCACACAGCGTGTACAACCATCACTTGTTAACTCACTCGGAGGTGCGTGCGTACAAGTGTCCGTTCTGTCCGAAAGCGTTCAAGACGTCCGTGCAACTCGCCGGACATAAGAACTCTCATACAAAACCATTTGCCTGCACGCATTGTAATAG GCCGTTCGCGTCGCTGTACGCAGTGCGCGTGCACACTGAGACCCACGCGCGCCAGAACAACCTGAAGTTCTCGTGCTCGCTGTGCGGCGCCAGCTACGCGCGGGCCTTCGCGCTCAAGGACCACATCAAGCAGGTGCACAACAAGGACGAGCCCGAGAACGCCCTGCCCGAT
- the Ada3 gene encoding transcriptional adaptor 3 has product MLGKRMHHNSKGRLASKGHDNGKPSSPGISPYSKPAKIPGAVSVGKTKVEVCPIPYIKIQDNAVHLPRFTAISARSADEPIGMDELDSLQLELESLLGNTALRIRYFQSEIESIDTNESKREKKGKAAGKQLQYSVKRKFPDDKLVKTKDYTKLSNQPKVPKFKNMSNASSGGSHNYTNDVVNSDNSVKLELSQFALPKNNIPYKFWSSVDPYCAPVTLDDIKFLESLLAQSSNSTLPPIPPLGRHYSEVWADEHLAEDQNASNPNKQKSSMSPEASSIRKKLDKTNENIITGPLTQRLVSALMEENLMNYEVPDVKVNKQTTNTKSSYKNSLTLEKCLRKELVEQGILDLEDLPPLTNPADDEILAEIKKCQTELTAVKKDNCRNLKHLIGLCKQEMIRLNLKKQLDQVDMECIDTYKKMVAAKQKKRIITKKERDDAWKAINDQIRLNKEINALPLTGPNSS; this is encoded by the coding sequence ATGTTGGGAAAGAGAATGCACCATAACAGTAAAGGAAGGCTAGCTAGTAAAGGCCATGACAATGGGAAACCGTCAAGTCCAGGAATTTCACCATACAGTAAGCCTGCAAAGATTCCTGGAGCTGTGTCTGTTGGTAAAACTAAGGTGGAAGTGTGCCCAATACCTTACATCAAGATACAGGACAATGCTGTGCACCTGCCTAGATTTACAGCTATCTCAGCGCGATCTGCGGATGAGCCCATAGGCATGGATGAGTTGGACTCTCTACAACTTGAGCTAGAATCTCTTTTGGGTAATACAGCTCTCCGCATAAGATATTTCCAGTCTGAAATTGAAAGTATTGATACAAATGAGTCTAAAAGAGAAAAGAAAGGCAAAGCTGCCGGAAAACAATTACAGTACTCAGTTAAAAGAAAGTTCCCAGATGACAAATTAGTGAAAACCAAAGACTACACAAAGTTGTCTAACCAGCCAAAAGTGCCTAAGTTTAAAAACATGTCAAACGCCTCTTCCGGAGGTTCTCATAACTATACAAATGATGTTGTGAATTCTGATAACTCTGTGAAACTGGAATTATCACAATTTGCTCTGCCAAAGAATAATATTCCATATAAGTTTTGGAGTTCAGTGGATCCTTACTGTGCTCCAGTAACTTTAGATGATATCAAGTTTTTGGAATCATTATTGGCTCAAAGTAGTAACAGTACACTGCCACCCATCCCTCCACTAGGCCGACACTACTCTGAAGTGTGGGCAGATGAACATCTTGCTGAAGACCAAAATGCCTCAAATcctaataaacaaaaatcatcAATGTCTCCAGAAGCTTCAAGTATTAGAAAGAAACTTGATAAGACCAATGAAAACATTATTACTGGACCTTTGACTCAGAGACTTGTCTCAGCACTAATGGAAGAAAACTTGATGAACTATGAAGTGCCTGATGTTAaagttaacaaacaaacaactaacACAAAGAGCAGTTACAAAAACTCTCTGACTTTGGAAAAGTGTCTTCGCAAAGAGCTTGTAGAGCAAGGTATATTGGATCTGGAAGATTTGCCCCCACTGACCAATCCAGCAGATGATGAAATACtggctgaaataaaaaaatgccaaACTGAATTGACTGCAGTAAAGAAAGATAATTGTCGTAATTTGAAACATCTCATTGGGCTTTGTAAACAAGAAATGATCCGACTGAATCTGAAGAAACAGTTAGATCAAGTTGATATGGAATGCATTGATACCTATAAGAAAATGGTTGCCGCTAAGCAAAAGAAGAGAATTATTACTAAGAAAGAAAGAGATGATGCTTGGAAAGCTATTAATGACCAGATAAGGCTTAATAAAGAAATCAATGCTTTACCACTAACTGGTCCAAATTCAAGTTAA